ACATCATTAGGAAAGCGTTCCTCCTTAGAAGGAAGCAGCCGTGCAAGCTGTGGCGGATGAAGCCGAAGCGAGAATGTCAATTTGAGTAACGTAAACTTTGGTGAGAATCCAATGCCCCAATCAGTTCTGATGATCACGCATTCAAGCCAATTGTCACGGGGCGATCTGGGGCTGACCCATCAAGCACGGTTCAGCCCAAATGCTTAGTTTAATGAGGCCGGTGATCTGACTGTCCTCTACCTCTCCACCACCGTCACCACCCACTGTCCTCTGCCTTTTCACCACCAGTACTTTTCCACTTTCGAGTTGTTGCAGTGTGAAGCAATTAAAACTACGGTCTtcctattgtcagcccactgggttgacaaaattgataaccacattagaagataaaaaaaatacgtatttctatatattttttatatcttttaatacacattcactattgtcagctcattttgctgattttaaaattttcaaaaaaactactACTCCTACAGGAATCATACTGTGGTACAAACATAGGTCCTTTTCTATCCCAAGTCAAAATCAAATGACATTACAATATAAGAGGAGGAGAATTCTTGGGGCACTCAAATGCTTTGGAAAGTCAATACCGACGAATGCAAACAAACAACGAAATTCGAGACTCTGTCTCTACCCTAACGCCTACTACTACTATTGATGTGCGTGGGGACCCTCTATCCTTCTCTAGAAGGGATGCCCGTATACACTCCTCCATAAAAGTTTCTGACCCAAGTGCTGTAGGGTTACAGAAGGAAAGACGTGACCCAAATCTGTCCACTGTTGTTTCTGTTGAGAAACTGGCGGGTTAATTACTGTTACTGTAAAACTTAACTGGACAAATGTGTGCTCTGTTCCATGTTATACACATTCCAACTGTATTGTTTCGAGAATGAGAACAatattcactttgtttggtttacattttagaaagttatttttgatgtaatgattgataatgagtgaagagagatagagagagagatttattaaAAACTGTAAGAGTaaaaagttactctcaaaataAGAACCAAGCAGAGTGATTATTATCCCCTCTGTTTTACTGTAAAAATATTGATCGGCCCGCAAAACTAGAACTTAATTACACTTAAACACTGTGCATGTTTATCGGAAAAATTCAAACAGTTTACCGCTACTTGCTGAATATCAAGAATTCTTCTAATTTATAGAAAAaggagtttgaatttttcttgataaaaatacattaatttaagttttcattttgGGAAATGAGCAATCTTTATGGGATTATTCTAACTTCCGTTCAAAGAGCGTAAGAATTAAGGATAATAGATAAAaggtgcattgatatccgagaaAAGTATATTAATATTTATGAgagtgtattaatatccgtgaaATATGCATTAATATCCGAACATGTTTAAAATTATTAGCATATTATCTTTTGCCTAGTAGGCTGAGATTAGCGATACCGAATCTACCAAATTCTTAAATTTTGAGTGATCTCCCTCACAAACCAATTAGCGTCTGCCTGAACCTATTTCAATTGGTCCGCTTTATCTCTCTTTAAACTGTCATGCTAGCTACAAGACTTTTACGTACAAGCATGTGTTGAACTCATTCCACCTTATTCATTAGATAGAACTTTCaagactttttttattttttgggctaaGAGATCAACTTTCAAGACTCTGATCAATAAAACCAATCCGAAAATCTAGATACTACTATGCACCATTGACATTTTCATCGTTGTTTTTTTAAAGCTACATGCATCCAtgctactcccttcgtccctttaTTATaatccagtattttattttgggctgtcccttaataagtgtccatttggtaaagttagtggataaaagttggtacattgtctattttgtccctaaaagtagattccattttgaaaagttagggagtaaaaagtgtaatgatgatgggtaagtaaggaaaatggaggaaaaagttgatgtaaaaggtataatgataatatttttttaataagttggagttacgaagtaggacatttaaaaagaaacggaggaagtattaaTTATAAACAGTGAAAAAAGGATCCTAAACTTATAGGGTATGGCCCTATGGGAAGTAAACCCAGGTCCGCAGCTAGTCTTTTGTTTAGGTGCACAGGCCACCCAGGATTCGTCCCCTGTTGTGCCATTTCAGGTATAGTGCAAAAATCTGTGTCAATCTAACTAATCAAAGAGGTCCAGATAGCCAATTCACATACATAGATAATTAGATATACCACAACCTATTACTCTATCTGCACGTACTACATGCCCTGTAGGCTGTAATCCAACAAAGATCTCAAAGGGAGCCATTGCCACTTCACTAGCTTCTGCATGCATAagaccacagagagagagagagagaatttattgCCCCCGAGCATGTCCCAAATCTTTTTTTCAGATGCAAATGTAGTTTAGGTAAATAAAGATGAGTTACATTACCAGTAATTTCTCCCACGATCTCTCAACAATTATATGGGAGAAATATTTAGGAGCAGAATTTGTTTGATAATAGTAGTTTCTAGGTGGtgctaatgccaaaactgtttttattaatgccaaaattattgTGCATAAAAAGCTTGTACTATGTGCAaagtacaagacttttatgtacaatagttttggcattagcacaaacaattttgacattatcatttttctTCCCTGATTAATCAAATTTGACTTGGAACAAAATAGAAGGAGAGTACTGTATTATCTTGGAAAATAGAAGGGGTTGGCTTGCCCCAATCTCTTCGCTTAAATGATATCTTTTCAAATAACCTCCTTGGGATTGGCTTGgtagttaaaaattaaaatggtTTTCTCTAATAATTAGGTCTCAAGTACGAAATCTTTCAGGTACTATGATTTGGTTGGGGTCAAGACTTACCCGAACCAAAACTATGCGACTTGCGTATTTTGCGGACAGACCGTTCATGGACATGGGCATAACTGCCTGGTTCGAACAATTGAAGTGAATAAATATCGAATTACTACTGCCAACACTATcgtagttagttttttttttcttttttgaagagAAGTATCATATTGGTAATTACTAATTCTTATAACGACCGACTGATATTAATTAGCTGTGTAGTGGTCCCTCATCTCATAACTCTTGGTTATTATGGTGGGTAAAACTTAAAAAGACCCCAATCAATGCCAACCATATATGTTAAAAGCAGTACTGTAGTAGCTAATCAATCTCAttcttgtctctctcttttttttaaaaagaaaagaaaagaaaaaaatatctcatatttttttgctttactCAACAGCCGGAAGCTTTTAAATTTGTACCCAACAAAAGGTTCCATATTttagcccgttccagaacacgaaaaaaattcttattttttaagaaggtaatttcaagctcaaatattatgaacttattgaaatataaaaatatgcaatatggatcttgtttgaaagaactcaccgagatcttttatacaatgcaaaaaaaattgaaaatatatttttcatttacattattttttagtttaaaaatgtgaaataagctgcttattttttaagaaagtttctggaacggggaGCAACTGTCTCAGCTAGAAACCAGCAAAGTAAAAGAACACAGTCTCATGTTTAGTCTTTCAACTTTTTATAAAGTTATAAGCGTCCCAAGATTTCAGATCTGCCCCCTGAAAGTTTTTGACTTTAACTATAACGTCCTTGCCACAAATCCACTTTAAaacaacaataaacaaaaaaaaataaaaaagtatttaGTCTGCATGCCGGCCACTTGGTGGAGTCAACTCTCAAGGGTAACAATTGCCATCCAATTTGATATATATGGATGAGAATGGATGAACATGCATGTATAGGCTTCATGCTTAATTATTTGGGCAATAGCAATGAGTTTTCTCAATAACATGGTGAGAATATCTAGAACGTTCGGAAGGATATATAATTCATTTGATGAGAAGTAAAAGAAATATGTCAAAAATTCGAGCGGCTAAAATAGCTACTTATGAAGTAACGAAACTCTTGTTGCTCTCCATCTAACAGATGGGAATTATTCCTTTTATAAGGTTGGCAATTAGATTTTATTAGTCAAGCACATAGAAATTTGATAGAGGATAAGTAACTTTTAAATACATTGTCCAATTTGCATAGcaattctagttttttttttttttttatcctcctTAGCAATTCTAGTTCAATCATCGGGCAAAATCCATTTTGACCCATATGATTTGAGTCATGCACACCCCTTATGGTTCAAAAGTGTGTATGTAATACCTTACGATTTGAAAAAATGTGCACACATCCCTGGCCGTTATGTTTttcatccattttttttgtccctccctctctctctcatcccatccctccctccctctagTCCCACACCGACAAACCTATGTGTGATGAATAAGGGCGTTTGAGCATCATATGCACCACAAATTATACAGTACCATAGTAACCCTGTAGCACGAATAGTCAGCAAAACGCGATCCAAATGCCTCTGCATGCCCAACCAGTGGTGCCCTGCCCACAAATAACCACAAGTGTAGACCGGAGCTCCAATTACAGAATCGTGCCCCTGCTCTGTCGCTCTCTCTGTCTCCCTGTAATTTTTAAGGAAAAGATAAGGAAATTTCTGTTTTCTGAATGACAATATGTGTATACAGAATTACAGATATGGATATACGCCTTCCGAGGTCTATAGCGTTCTGTCTCTGTCGTAGATCTCTCTCTGTCCCTGTAGCTCGTGTGTAGTGAGATTAATGCTGTGTATATAACAGAACTTGTGTGGTCCCTGTGGAGTCATATTCACATTTTCAATTTACTCAACGTACGTGGACAGAgaagatctagagagagagagagagagaagatggagGGCAGCGGCCGGGGGAGGAGATCATCGAGCAGAGAGATGACCACAGGTACAACAAGAAGTCCAGAGAGGGCCAGAGTGGGAGGAGCAAGTGTATTGAAGCCGACGAGGCCAGTGGTGGTGATAAAGCCCACTTTCAGGAAAGTTCAAGTGGTGTATTATCTGTGTAGAAATGGACTGCTTGAACACCCACATTACATGGAAGTTGCCCACCTCGCCCATCAACCTCTTCGTTTGAAAGGTTCGTAAGAAATGGACTGCTTAATTGATCTCTATGtcggttttgtttgttttttttaaataaccgGATGTTCAGTCAGCTTGCACGCTTCTATCattttgaagcacttaatttaaTGATTGGCCAAATCCTTCGATGGCCCCAAAGTTTAAAATGTTCGACCTCTGTGTAATTCGATCTCATAGAGGACAAACAcctattttgttttctctcgTGCCCATTTGATCAAGCCTCTTAGTCTTGAGTTAACTCTATGTTGGTTTAATGTTTGTTCTCAGATGTAATGGATCGACTCACAGTTCTCAGAGGCAAAGGCATGCCCTCTCTCTATTCCTGGTCTTGTAAAAGGTATGAGTTTCTTTTTGAATTTGGCCTGGCCTGGCCTTTATATAAACCAAGTTAAGTGTAATTGGTGATGGTTATTACTTAGTGCAATACAGGAGCTACAAGAATGGGTATGTGTGGAATGACCTGGGAGAGAATGATGTTATCTACCCATCAGAAGGAGCTGAATACGTTCTCAAAGGCTCTGAACTCATTCAACCCTGCACTggttaattttgtctttattccctgtttttctttcttttttgtcttattttaAGGGATAGAGTACCGTTTTTACCCAACAAAGCTTTCTTTTATGGAGTAAATCATTTCGGAATCACAAAGGACTGTTCTTTTGAGGGTCTCAAAATCTATACACAtggttttcaataatttttttttcatctctttccgcttattactcttaaaaatctccctcaaaatccaatGTTTTCCATCTCTCGCCATTCTCCGTTGCAGTTTGCCATTTGTTCATTTAAGAGGATTTTGTcaagaaacaaaatatatattgcCTCGTTCGGTCGTGGGTTTAGaaaattttttggtttggtttttggataatgagtgaggagagaaaataggataataatttgGAATAggggtaatgaatggagagagatagagagagaaatgagattaatgattgaaTATAGGAACAATTAGTGGAGagataaatgaaaataatgattaaaaatatagGTAATAAGTGAATTTgggtttggaaatttttttctaaacccaCAATTGAACAAGGGCTAATGAGATATgagagttaaaaaaaattaaaaaataagaaaacaaagaaataaaattacaaTCTATTTTCTTATCGGAGGACGGGGCTGAGCAAATTATCATTCGTAAATACATTGTTTCATTTGCGAACTccgcaaaaaaaagaaaatccctTCGTCCTAAATGTATATTTAAAAAGTTTAAAAGAAAAGGTAATAAATCAAAAGTTCGAAATTTCAACTGAGACATACTGTAGTACAAAAGTAATATGCCTGTTTAAAAAGTTgggtttcttgtttttttttttaaaatttgtgtttgtttggtatCTATCTACATTCTTCTATCAGAAAAGTTCCAACAACTTCAAGTTAGCAACCTATCACAAGAAGTCCCGGACCCCACATTCCACAAAAAACGCAAGCCCGTGGCTACAAAACGACAGTGTGATCAGCCAGAAGCGGACGTCAACTGTAGgtctgaagaagaagaagaagaagaggaggaggaaggagatAATGATGATGACAATCAAGATGGTGATGAAGAAGGAGAATATGAAGACAAGAAGACATGCTCTATGACTATGACCCCACCACCACAACATGGCTCTCGTTGCTCTAGACGAGTTTCTGAGTTAACTCACAAGAACAAGAACACTTCAACTGAGCTGACTCTAGATGACTCGTCTCCGCCCTCTACTACTTCTTCCACCATCTCTGACAAGGCCCATGACAACAACAATGCGTCTATGAGATTTGAGGATGGTAATGTCGGTGTATAATTTTCTTCTATTGTGAAATtttcagataaaaaaataaaatactttcgtGCATAATATTTGGAACAAGATATTTAAATCACTGGccacaaaaatatttatttcatattttataCGGTAACTTTGTTCATTGGTTCCATGActctttctatatatatattactacgTGTTTAGTCTTTAATAAATTGTCCGCATTCTAAGTTTAAGTACTACAGTATATTGTAGTGGCTAATTGCCTAATTAAACTCCTCCTAACAGGGGATCCGATTTCCTTCGAGTCATCGCTGAGTCGCAACTCGGTACTACTCCAATTCATTTCGTGCGGCGGCTCGGCGTCGTTTCGCGCGATGAAAACCGTGCCAGTCGTGAGCCAGCAGCGACCACCGTCGTGCACGGCCTCGAGGAAGAGCACCGGGAGCAATCTTCACAAGGGGGTGTTGTGTAAGAGGGCGACAaaggcggaggaggaggcggaGATGATCAGTTGCATGTCAGAGAATCCCCGGTTCGGGAATTTGCAAGCAGAAGAGAAAGAGTACTTCAGTGGGAGCATTGTGGAGGAGCGAGCTCAGGTTGAACCTGTGGGGTTGAAGAGATCAAATTCATACAATGAAGAAAGGTTGGTCATGATACTTACCCCTCATATATTATCTATCCCCTgtatcaaaagtttttcaataaTACTACGCTGTGACATATAGACACATCTTTCTACTCTATTTACCGGCCTGGAAAATGCTTTcgaaaatttgtcttttagtactTGAGTTCTGCAGTAAGTAATTCCGTAGGTTTTCTTCTTAGAAAAACCTACCGAATGATCAGGGCCCctctaaaaaaatatattctcataaagaaggaaaaaaaaggccCATAGAACTTGAACAACGTACCTATTAGATAGCAAAGCTAATCTTTTCTATTGGGCTAGATAGCTCATCTATTATATAAGTGCTATATTGAATATATTTATTACATATTTTACTATATCTATCCGAGACCCTTATTTTGAGCTAAAGTTCGGAGTTTAAGTTGGAGGCCTCGTCCGGCTTAGCTCAAAGCTGGTCCTTCGAATGATTCTAATTAGAGTTATTGCTTAAtgattgaagttttttttttttttttttaccagtgtaaggccccgttccactaacactttttgcatttttaaagaaagtgccgtattttgtttttattcaaaaaaatttcacgtttgatagttttacgtcaaatttttgttgATTACTGATTCGTTTCTTcttatcaaaataattttttttttttacttttactcaaatactTTGAAAAGTAaccacttttcatttttaagcaaaaaaagtCAAATAAATGAGACAAAACGTGcgcttttttaaaaattcaaaaaagtgtTAGTGGAACAAGGTCTAGGACAATCTACAATGAATCTTTCATGCGATTGTAGACCAGGCCTATACACTGCAAGTTTACTAGCTAGGTAGCTGAGGCTGCAATTAATTCATATACtgtgttttttggtttggttaggtgTTCTTCCAAGGCTGAAGTGGCTGAAACAGTGGAATGTGAACCGAAGAGGGAGAAAGCTGGTGCTGCTGCTGTGACAGCAAAATGCATCCCAAGAATGAAGTCGTCGTCGTCGAAACAAACCAAGAAATAACCAAGCCATAAGGGCAAAAAATGACTCCAGTTGGAAGTCGATGGAGTGAGTAGTTGGAATACTAGTATATAACCCTAGTTATGGACAGTGTATTCTATTGATCAGGGGCCTTTAATTTGTAGTAGTAATTTAGGTGGTGAGAGCTGTTTTTGGTTGTGCTAGCAAATGCCAATTACTATCATCAGGTTGAAAAGGATGGGGATTTGATTCTCTGTCCTCTGTTGCAGGTGCAAAATTTGGTAGCTAGGAATGTGTTTGGCCTTTCGTAGATTGATGACGATCTTTATAATTATGTCCACGGGTCAGGGACAAGGTAGATAGCAGGTCcttcaccctctctctctctctagaaattacAGCCGCCTCTGATTAGGGTTTCGGGGGAGCCTTCCCCCGTCTTTTTCTCCTCTCCTCACTCTCCTCTAACTCTTCTTTCTCTCCACACTCTCTTACCGTCCTTCTTAGCCATTGATTTCGCCCTTGATTTGGGGGTTTTTCGTGTTGTGCGACCGACATGGAGGACTAGGCCGTAGACCAAGGTTCCTTCTTCAACTCGGCTCCCTCCGAGCCTTTCAGATCGGTTGGCTGTGATGGTGGTGGCGCGGGgtggttagggtttggggttaATAACGGAGGAGGAGGTGAAggggtttttggttttctacTATTTCTTGTTATGCTTCTCCGACTTGTCCGGATTTCCCCGACTGGTGTTCCCAGTTCGATTTGTTACTAGTCCGAAGTTCCCCTGGATCTGGTGGGTAGAGGTGGTGGGTGAATAACTCTCGCGGGGCTTGGCTTTGGAGCAAGTGGTATAAGGGCCGGGGCTTGGCCCTAGAGTCTGGGTTCTACAAAGTTTTCAACCGTTGGTTTACCCCTGAGGATTTGAAGAGGCCGAAGAGGTTTTGCAGTCATTGGGCGCCGTGGGGTTGTGGTTTGATCGGAGTTTTAGCCCAGGAGGATTTCTACCTCGATCTCCATGCTCAGAGCCTCGCGTGACAGCGGAGGCTTGCCGGAGATGTCGTCTCCTTTGCTTTGGTTTGTGATCCCGTTTATGCCTCAATATTCGGCAACGTGCGGGATTCTCGGCCGCAGCAGGCCGGCGTGCTTGGTGGTTTCATTCACGGTGCTGCATTTTATGTTTTTCTAATTCTTATCTGTTTCCATCGGTTTTGTAGTGTTTGTCTCTATTTTGGATTCTTCGCCTTCCCGAGGCGACTATTGAATAGATTGCTAGTCCCTTGTGTCCCGACCCTTAGTGGCGGTGAGGAGAGTGCCTTTGGCTCGCGCTTAAGATCTAGACACTTTGCGTATCTTTGTCCCTGCATTTCTCGTGTATTTTTCTGTGTCGGGTTGGTTAAAGTCTCCCTTTCATTGTATTTAGATGGACTCGCTGTAAGTGCCGCTTGGTATTTTAATGAAATGtgtttcggataaaaaaaagaaaaaggacaagGTAGATCACATGGGTTTGGGTTTATGATTATGGCAAATTTTGTGAAAACAAATTTATGTGTCGACCGCTTTAAACTTTTTTGCATTTGAATTTGTGCAAATCTGTACCCGCCAAGGATGCCCAGTGGGTAAATTGAACTGCCCACTAACCCACCTGAGCTATGGTACGGATCATGATATATGAATGTTGGTGGATCAGAGTTGGTTCGGTTTGGGTGGTTTTCTAATTTATGATCCGCAACCCAACTAATTAAATCGGACAACACTCACAGACTTGTGTAGACGAAGAAAATGACCGAGCGTTTCGGTTTCAAAACCGAACTGAACCAGCCAAAACCCCTCGCTAGGCAGCCATGCACATAAATTTGTTTGTGTACCAATGCTTTTATATATTGTGGCTGATCCTATGTCATCCTTAGATATAGGTTGTGAACATTATTTCATTGAAGTTCTCTAAGTTGTTATTTTGCGTTCTTAACCATAGAAGAAATTATCTCTAACAGTTACAATTAAAGCACTCAAATCCCCTTATAATTAGGAGAAGATACTTGGTGATTTGTGAACAAAGTTAATCGAATTTGGAGAAGTGGTAAGGCAAAGTAACAGCATCATGTGATTGAGTTAGTGTTGCACTCTCATCTCGAGATTTCAGAATTGCTTATTATATAAAGTTTGTCAATTAAGTAAGTATGCTAAAAATCAGAGTGCTCGGGCAAG
This DNA window, taken from Rhododendron vialii isolate Sample 1 chromosome 8a, ASM3025357v1, encodes the following:
- the LOC131298197 gene encoding protein SOSEKI 2 → MEGSGRGRRSSSREMTTGTTRSPERARVGGASVLKPTRPVVVIKPTFRKVQVVYYLCRNGLLEHPHYMEVAHLAHQPLRLKDVMDRLTVLRGKGMPSLYSWSCKRSYKNGYVWNDLGENDVIYPSEGAEYVLKGSELIQPCTEKFQQLQVSNLSQEVPDPTFHKKRKPVATKRQCDQPEADVNCRSEEEEEEEEEEGDNDDDNQDGDEEGEYEDKKTCSMTMTPPPQHGSRCSRRVSELTHKNKNTSTELTLDDSSPPSTTSSTISDKAHDNNNASMRFEDGDPISFESSLSRNSVLLQFISCGGSASFRAMKTVPVVSQQRPPSCTASRKSTGSNLHKGVLCKRATKAEEEAEMISCMSENPRFGNLQAEEKEYFSGSIVEERAQVEPVGLKRSNSYNEERCSSKAEVAETVECEPKREKAGAAAVTAKCIPRMKSSSSKQTKK